The segment TAGTATCTCTAAATACAGTAAAATCAATTTTTTCTCCAAAAATATCTGTTAATAATTTATCTCTATTATCTTGTTCAGCTTGAATATCCGCTATCATATTCGGTAAAACTTTTTTAAAATCACTCAACATTCCTGCATAAAGACATGATGGACATACAATGATAGTATATAGAATAGGATTTACTACACCATATTTTTGTGTAGGTATGTACATGCGTCTTAGCTCTGTTGTTAGATCACCTGCATTGAGACGACCCCTACCTGTCTGCAATTCTTCTTTTTGAAATTCAGTTCGGCATGCTGGACAAGTAATAATATTTTTAGAAAAAAATGTAACCTGTTGTTTTTCATTCAAAACGGATCTCCTTGATCAAAAAAAATATAATTATTTGTAGTAATATAAGTATATTGTAACTTAAATACTTTTTTTTTTCAAAAATGAGACCCTTTATTCTTTAAAAAAATGAATAAAGTACGAAAAGGTATATAGAGATATTTTATTTTTATTACAATTATTGAGGTTTTTATGTTATTGGAATTGATTTTTTTAGCTATTATACAAGGTATTACAGAATTTTTACCAGTATCTAGTTCCGGACACCTTAATGTTTTAGCTCACTTTATTTCTTTTAATCAACAGCACCTTTTGTTGTATTTTTTGGTGTTACATGCAGGTACATCTTTTGCTGCTATTTATTTTTTTAGGAAAGATCTTTATATTATTTTTTTAGGATTATGGGATTTTGTTAATAAAAAAAATACACAAGAGTCAAAAGATGCTCTAAAATGGATTCAATTAATTATAATGGTATCTATTCCAACAGCTATTGTAGGAATTACACTTAAATCATTTATAGAAAATCAAGGATCTAACTTATTAATAGTGGGTATAGCTTGGATTATTACAGCTATTATATTATTTTCCACTAAATTTTTTATTTCAAAAAAAATAGATCTTTCCACATTTACAAATAAAGATGCTTTTTTGGTAGGATTAG is part of the Spirochaetota bacterium genome and harbors:
- a CDS encoding undecaprenyl-diphosphate phosphatase, whose protein sequence is MLLELIFLAIIQGITEFLPVSSSGHLNVLAHFISFNQQHLLLYFLVLHAGTSFAAIYFFRKDLYIIFLGLWDFVNKKNTQESKDALKWIQLIIMVSIPTAIVGITLKSFIENQGSNLLIVGIAWIITAIILFSTKFFISKKIDLSTFTNKDAFLVGLAQSVALVPGISRSGSTITMALLLGATPSFAGKLSFLASFVTIFGALLLETLDYIKQGNSTLSYSMLFIGFIVAFIVGLMSLKFLINILKNGKLYLFSVYCFIIGILLLFVIL